Proteins from a genomic interval of Debaryomyces hansenii CBS767 chromosome E complete sequence:
- a CDS encoding DEHA2E20042p (similar to uniprot|P33202 Saccharomyces cerevisiae YKL010C UFD4 Ubiquitin-protein ligase (E3) that interacts with Rpt4p and Rpt6p two subunits of the 19S particle of the 26S proteasome), producing the protein MSHSRNYSDKKPEFSRDHLLDSVDSDMSERENEDGGFENHTDEFIDEIEELEDEDDSLQRLSDQAMRRREYDPYDDGDEEEEEEDAEAEEGDEENDVVHGDEDEEEDDLDPVDFLRRLIQTRSQGGRMGALEDENDDEDDDESNSHSDPLRAMRLIGGDRRNTNSYNDRTEDNDERTAAGNGFADVVHRIMRDGIMFSGFDRDNNEMQGLINNLNQRDDPYIILETLNELSERLLMMNGITAERMVPANKLAKSLINIMEDPNLTEELEINLVACRCLYNFLEVNQDFIHDALNNNAVECLCHKLLEITCIDLTEQLLQTLEMISRDPISHNMIIAANGLKACLQYLDFLTIHAQKKCLSIVANSCSNISLANFNMVKNIFDNISEVVRNNTDSNVVESSWLAISGIVMSFKLKPDYLEDLFLNNELLLRELIEIIYISSNKSSNSSTENEATKIPLNFGSCLSLIKSLIILSSVSVEISKTILETCSIGEIIVRSLNKYSKTKPNQKAQLNISSVSINEQNLETITSKSSIDNISVEALMAAPKELLSQFLNLIGYLLPISYDVRDSPFLKDNHEDYEEKIKINENRVVLCKEIIPDSYWAFVNQIWSLLINSFQATMDFEIRKKIVINLSRIISFSDGKGLKKIRGIEMISGLLASMINQSKSTMNKELPMNNNHQKLQFEKKKKNETDVDMLESDDEVDEISQMNSSRKSGSDDASKVNSNCLLLSAFSMSQALIEKSPGLFISDFEREGLFSDSLSILNNLKLLKYDSNDNLPNLTRTNLFSSNYTNKYIDMEFTRDFEYSQTSELIYSKSIKVAQNIEDIYFASRSSGGLSEVPDHMKELEGIRDTLGNEKLIKSFSFSQWKETWNRLKFSLSGSNGEFQISSFELISSGIIESLSFIFTSDIYDFGFEFSDCYKAFVAVFFVNNSGIKSKDSSILLLVNKLQEALTRCESFEIVSSGNTSSISNYNNESYHTSAMARQVKLKLTAEGDILENKLPTGLQNMVLSVHAIATFKSIDTFIKQRLHFLDELNGLGNEGDYKKEKGDDSEGNKEGDSNESSWTIEFLNDGEVIPNETTIYGAVYRSLQTKIDETVDSSKIWANIHNVSYRKVDVAPEPETKPIFYDSNVNVTDLDNYDKNTINILKLLKVLFEMNSFVKNNNPNMSSVSNDCFMNWKLTVKLNRQLEEPLVVASGTLPGWSINVTKRFPFIFPLDTRIFLLQSTSFGYSRLIHQWQIRTNQEIEDNNSINNQRPQLGRPTRHKVRLSRNSILQSAVKVLGLYGSSPGILEIEYFDEVGSGLGPTLEFYATVSKEFSKKKLRLWRDYDSANNNEDDYIFSKTGLFPAPLDKSQASSENGRKVLYFFSNLGKFIARALLDSRIIDFNFNPVFLKFVQFFNQNGIQKAARRDVKKLANMATLRLVDPELADSMEHLLKYAEQFSTVEEHDRDNIKIDDCTINDLSLSFIVPGYPKYELIPNGDDTPVTSSNLETYINKVLEATLYSGIVHQTKAFMDGFSKVFPITSLVIFSPEELVELFGSAEEDWSIETLPSAVNANHGYTKESESITRLINILVGFNDIEKRAFLQFLTGAPKLPIGGFKALRPVFTVVRKQADSGLKDDDYLPSVMTCANYLKLPNYSSESIMREKLLQAVNEGAGAFLLS; encoded by the coding sequence ATGTCGCATTCTAGGAATTACAGTGATAAAAAGCCAGAATTCTCGCGAGATCATCTATTGGACCTGGTAGATTCAGATATGCTGGAGAGGGAGAACGAAGACGGCGGATTCGAGAATCATACAGACGAATTTATTGACGAGATAGAGGAGCTTGAGGACGAGGATGACTCTTTGCAAAGATTATCAGACCAGGCGATGCGAAGGAGAGAATATGATCCGTACGATGACGGCGacgaggaagaagaagaggaagacGCGGAAGCAGAAGAGGGagacgaagaaaatgatgtCGTCCATGGagatgaagatgaggaAGAGGATGATTTGGACCCGGTGGACTTCTTGCGCCGGCTCATTCAGACGAGATCGCAAGGTGGACGCATGGGGGCGCTAGAGGATGAGAACGACGATGAAGACGACGATGAGAGCAACTCGCATTCGGATCCGTTGAGGGCCATGAGGTTAATTGGTGGTGACAGAAGGAATACGAATAGCTATAACGATAGAACTGAAGATAACGATGAGCGAACTGCGGCAGGCAATGGATTTGCGGATGTCGTCCACAGAATAATGAGAGATGGTATAATGTTTAGTGGTTTTGATAGAGACAACAATGAAATGCAAGGAttaatcaacaatttgaacCAACGGGATGATccatatattattttggaaACTTTGAATGAGTTATCGGAGAGgttattaatgatgaacGGAATTACGGCTGAGAGAATGGTGCCTGCTAACAAATTAGCTAAAAGTTTGATTAATATTATGGAAGATCCTAATTTAACGGAAGAGTTGGAAATTAATTTGGTTGCGTGCAGATGtttatacaattttttGGAAGTAAACCAAGATTTCATCCACGACGctcttaataataatgcagTCGAATGCTTATGTCACAAGCTCTTGGAGATAACCTGTATTGATCTAACGGAACAATTATTACAAACATTAGAAATGATTTCTCGTGACCCGATTTCTCATAATATGATCATTGCAGCCAATGGCTTGAAGGCATGCTTGCAATACTTAGACTTTTTGACCATTCATGCGCAAAAGAAGTGTTTAAGTATAGTGGCCAATTCTTGTTCTAACATATCGCTTGCTAATTTTAATATGgttaaaaatatatttgataatatttctgagGTTGTTAGAAATAATACAGATTCAAACGTGGTTGAAAGCAGTTGGCTCGCGATATCAGGAATTGTAATGAGTTTCAAACTTAAACCAGATTACTTAGAGGActtattcttgaataacgAGCTTTTATTACgggaattaattgaaattatttatatcagTTCTAACAAGTCTCTGAATTCTTCTACAGAAAATGAGGCTACAAAAATACCCTTGAATTTTGGATCATGCTTAAGCTTAATTAAGtctttgataatattatctAGTGTAAGTGTCGAAATCTCGAAAACTATATTGGAAACTTGTTCTATTGGTGAAATAATAGTGAGGTCcttgaataaatattctaagACTAAGCCAAACCAAAAAGcacaattgaatatttcatcagTATCTATCAATGAACAGAACTTGGAAACCATTACTTCGAAATCTTCTATAGATAATATTTCGGTGGAAGCATTAATGGCGGCCCCTAAAGAATTACTTTctcaatttttgaatttgattggTTACTTGTTACCTATAAGTTACGACGTGAGAGATTCTCCGTTCTTGAAAGATAATCATGAGGATTATGAAGAGAAGATTAAGATAAATGAGAATCGTGTTGTCTTATGTAAAGAGATTATACCAGATTCGTATTGGGCGTTTGTGAATCAAATTTggtcattattaattaatagTTTTCAAGCTACTAtggattttgaaattcgTAAGAAAATCGTTATTAATTTGTcaagaattatttcttttagTGATGGAAAGGGGTTAAAGAAAATACGAGGAATTGAGATGATTTCGGGCCTATTAGCGTCAATGATTAATCAAAGTAAAAGCACTatgaataaagaattgccaatgaataataatcatcaaAAGTTACagtttgaaaagaaaaagaaaaatgagACAGATGTTGATATGCTCGAAAGTGATGACGAAGTTGACGAGATCAGCCAAATGAATTCTTCGAGGAAAAGCGGGTCAGATGATGCCTCGAAAGTAAACTCGAATTGCCTATTATTGAGTGCATTTTCAATGTCACAAGCGTTGATTGAAAAGTCTCCAGGTTTATTCAtttctgattttgaaaGAGAAGGATTATTCAGCGATAGCTTATCAATccttaataatttgaaattgttgaagtaTGActctaatgataatttacCGAATTTGACAAGAACAAACCTATTTTCTTCTAACTATACTAATAAGTATATTGATATGGAATTTACAAGGGATTTTGAGTATTCTCAGACCAGtgaattgatttatagTAAGCTGATTAAGGTTGCTCAAAATATCGAAGACATTTACTTTGCATCTAGATCTTCTGGAGGACTAAGTGAGGTACCTGATCATATGAAAGAGTTAGAAGGTATAAGAGATACTTTAGGTAACGAAAAGCTAATCAAGTCATTTTCGTTCAGTCAATGGAAAGAGACATGGAACAGGCTTAAGTTTTCATTAAGCGGATCAAATGGCGAGTTTCAAATATCATCTTTTGAGTTAATATCGTCGGGAATAATTGAATCACTATCATTTATCTTTACATCGGATATATATGACTTTGGTTTCGAATTTAGTGATTGTTACAAGGCATTCGTAGCCGTCTTTTTTGTAAATAACTCGGGTATAAAGTCTAAGGATTCATCCATTTTGTTACTAGTCAACAAGCTACAAGAAGCCTTGACCAGGTGtgaatcatttgaaatagTATCCTCAGGTAACacatcttcaatttctaactataataatgaaagcTACCATACGTCCGCAATGGCGAGACAAGTTAAATTAAAACTTACTGCTGAAGGTGATATCttggaaaataaattaCCAACAGGTTTGCAAAACATGGTATTGTCTGTTCATGCAATTGCTACATTTAAATCAATCGATACATTCATTAAACAGAGATTGCACTttcttgatgaattgaatggATTAGGAAATGAAGGTGATTATAAAAAGGAGAAAGGAGATGATTCTGAGGGGAATAAAGAAGGAGATTCAAATGAATCGTCTTGGactattgaatttttgaacgACGGAGAAGTAATTCCCAATGAAACTACAATCTATGGTGCAGTTTACAGGTCATTGCAGACAAAAATTGACGAAACTGTAGACTCTTCTAAGATTTGGGCAAATATTCATAACGTCTCCTATCGTAAAGTAGATGTTGCACCGGAACCAGAAACGAAACCAATATTTTACGATAGTAATGTCAATGTTACTGATCTTGATAACTatgataaaaatacaattaatattttaaagtTGCTAAAGGTCTTATTTGAGATGAATTCTTTTGTTAAGAATAACAATCCAAATATGAGTAGCGTTTCCAATGACTGTTTTATGAATTGGAAGCTCACAGTGAAATTGAACCGGCAACTTGAAGAGCCATTGGTTGTTGCAAGTGGTACTTTACCTGGCTGGAGTATTAATGTAACTAAAAGATTTCCATTCATTTTCCCGCTAGATACGAGAATTTTCCTATTGCAATCTACATCATTTGGTTATTCTAGATTGATTCACCAATGGCAAATTAGAACTAATCaagaaatagaagataataatagtatcaATAATCAAAGACCTCAATTGGGTAGGCCAACAAGACATAAGGTAAGGCTTTCTAGAAATCTGATATTGCAGAGTGCAGTTAAAGTATTAGGCTTATATGGATCATCACCTGGAATTTTAGAgatagaatattttgatgaagtCGGGTCTGGTCTAGGACCTACGTTAGAATTCTATGCGACCGTTTCCAAAGAATTttccaagaagaaattaagaTTATGGAGAGATTATGATCTGGcaaacaataatgaagatgattatatattttccaaaactGGCTTATTTCCTGCGCCATTGGACAAATCTCAAGCCTCAAGTGAAAATGGGCGTAAGGTTttgtatttcttttcaaatttagGTAAGTTTATTGCTCGAGCTCTATTGGATTCAagaataattgatttcaatttcaatccggtatttttgaaatttgttcaattttttaatcAAAATGGCATCCAGAAGGCAGCCAGAAGGGATGTCAAAAAGTTGGCAAATATGGCAACCCTTAGACTAGTCGATCCAGAGTTAGCTGATTCTATGGAACATCTATTGAAATATGCCGAACAGTTTTCAACTGTTGAAGAACATGACCGCGATAATATAAAGATTGATGATTGTACTATAAATGacttatcattatcatttattGTTCCGGGATACCCcaaatatgaattaattCCAAATGGAGATGATACCCCAGTAACCTCTAGCAACCTCGAAACATACATTAATAAGGTTCTAGAGGCAACTTTATATTCTGGTATTGTGCATCAAACTAAGGCATTTATGGATGGATTCTCGAAAGTTTTTCCTATTACTTCATTGGTAATTTTTTCACCAGAAGAATTAGTTGAGTTATTTGGAAGTGCAGAGGAAGACTGGTCTATTGAGACCTTGCCATCTGCAGTTAATGCTAACCACGGCTATACCAAGGAATCGGAATCAATTACAAGGcttatcaatattcttgttggttttaatgatattgagaAAAGAGCATTTTTACAGTTTTTAACAGGGGCTCCAAAATTGCCCATTGGTGGTTTTAAAGCTTTGAGACCGGTCTTCACAGTTGTTAGGAAACAAGCTGATAGTGGGTTAAAGgatgatgattatttgcCTAGTGTAATGACTTGCGCTAATTATCTTAAActtccaaattattcatcGGAGAGTATTATGAGAGAAAAATTACTTCAGGCTGTAAATGAAGGTGCCGGTGCTTTCCTATTGTCGTAA
- a CDS encoding DEHA2E20064p (weakly similar to uniprot|P53322 Saccharomyces cerevisiae YGR260W TNA1 High affinity nicotinic acid plasma membrane permease and CA5430|IPF191 Candida albicans IPF191 putative permease): protein MTIDINDIDLSSKDKGPEIYHHEEKGANASHYEEKGIASHLEEKDGLEIVDKVSLNEELAQNLDLPESLKDLTDEEFEALERRTKRKIDLRILPMVVLIYILNYLDRNNIAAARLGGLEEDLGLVGSQYQTCISILFVGYILMQIPANMFLNKMGKPSLFISCIMTAWGIISTCTGAVQGYGGLMAVRVLLGFVEAGFFGSCLYYLSCWYTRKELTLRNSILYSGSLISGAWSGLIASGIVEKMDYKMGLRSWRWLFIIEGAITVSIVPLSYLILPDMPKNTKFLTQQEKDIVMWKLRIEVGQDDSDQENQESYKGAFLLAIKDLKIWLLTITFSFLVAACGVTNFFPTVVGTLNFDNMTTLCLTAPPYCIAVVATFLWARHADKTGERYFHVVIPLIIALISFIISAATLNVGARYFAMCIMIPSLYCSFTTILSWMSNCVPRPPMKRAIAIAIMNCIGNSTSIWNSYLYPSSGAPQFMVAFVCNCVFILCSIVAATLLRQRIVKLNKRIDAGTMKWENELGKGNDGSKISPDFKYLY, encoded by the coding sequence ATGACTATCGAcataaatgatattgatctTAGTTCCAAAGACAAAGGGCCTGAGATCTACCACCACGAAGAAAAAGGTGCCAATGCTTCACACTATGAAGAAAAAGGTATCGCTTCACAccttgaagaaaaagatggattagaaattgttgataaagTGTCGTTGAACGAAGAATTGGCTCAAAATTTGGATCTTCCAGAATCATTGAAGGACTTGacagatgaagaatttgagGCATTGGAAAGACGTACCAAGAGAAAGATCGATTTGAGAATCTTGCCTATGGTTGTGTTAATTTACATTTTGAACTACTTGGacagaaataatattgcGGCTGCCAGATTGGGTGGTTTAGAAGAGGACTTAGGGTTGGTCGGGTCCCAATACCAAACATGTATCTCCATTTTATTCGTTGGTTATATTTTGATGCAAATTCCTGCTAATATgttcttgaataaaatgGGTAAGCCTTCCTTATTTATCTCATGTATTATGACTGCTTGGGGTATCATTTCCACATGCACTGGTGCTGTTCAAGGATATGGTGGTCTTATGGCTGTGAGAGTGCTTCTTGGTTTCGTTGAAGCAGGGTTTTTTGGTTCTTGTTTATACTATTTATCGTGTTGGTATACGAGAAAGGAATTAACCTTGAGAAACTCCATTCTTTACTCCGGTTCCCTTATTTCTGGTGCTTGGAGTGGTCTTATTGCATCTGGTATTGTTGAGAAGATGGATTATAAGATGGGCTTGAGGTCATGGCGTTGGttgtttattattgaaggtGCCATCACTGTTTCTATTGTTCCACTTTCCTATTTAATTTTACCAGATATGCCAAAAAATACCAAGTTTTTAACTCAACAGGAGAAGGATATTGTTATGTGGAAGTTAAGAATAGAAGTCGGTCAAGATGATTCtgatcaagaaaatcaagAGAGTTATAAGGGTGCCTTCCTTTTGGCAATTAAGGATCTCAAAATTTGGTTGCTTACGATAACGTTCTCATTCTTGGTTGCAGCCTGTGGTGTTACTAATTTCTTCCCTACCGTTGTTGGAACGTTAAACTTCGACAACATGACCACTTTATGTCTTACTGCTCCTCCATATTGTATTGCTGTCGTCGCAACATTCTTATGGGCAAGACATGCGGATAAGACTGGTGAAAGATATTTCCATGTCGTCATCCCATTGATCATAgcattaatatcattcatCATATCCGCTGCCACATTAAACGTCGGAGCAAGATACTTCGCTATGTGTATTATGATTCCTTCCTTATATTGTTCGTTTACAACTATTTTATCTTGGATGTCAAATTGTGTTCCAAGACCACCTATGAAGAGAGCTATTGCGATTGCCATAATGAACTGTATTGGTAATTCGACCTCTATCTGGAATTCTTATTTGTATCCATCAAGTGGTGCTCCACAATTTATGGTTGCATTTGTTTGTAACTGTGTGTTTATTTTATGCTCCATTGTTGCAGCTACTTTATTAAGGCAGAGAATTGTCAAATTAAATAAGAGAATTGATGCAGGTACTATGAAATGGGAGAACGAATTAGGGAAAGGTAATGACGGTTCTAAAATCTCACCAGATTTCAAATACTTATACTAG
- a CDS encoding DEHA2E20086p (similar to uniprot|P16892 Saccharomyces cerevisiae YBL016W FUS3 Mitogen-activated protein kinase involved in mating pheromone response): protein MSQLKPRRIIFNISQNFQVIQVVGEGAYGVVCLAIHKPTGIKVAIKKLEPFEKPLFCLRALREIKLLTYFKKHENIISIFDVQKPLNFENFNEIYLIQEYMPSDLHKTIATQNLTDDHIQYFIYQILRGLKLIHSANVIHRDLKPSNILVNENCDLKICDFGLARLDILKEGYDKRLAINSGISMLTEYVATRWYRAPEIMLTSSQYSTAIDMWSVGCILAELFTCTPLFPGNDYRHQLILIFQLLGTPTDADLTCIKSQRAKNYIKTLPYCSPLSLDQVFNRHPNRAKRFGGQPINPLGLDLLKKLLVFDPKERLTVEEALEHPYVSTYHDPEDEPTIMPIPHEDFEFDKSKDKLSILELKRQLYNDIIKCNR, encoded by the coding sequence ATGCTGCAGTTAAAGCCTAGGAggattatttttaatatttcccAGAATTTCCAAGTTATTCAAGTTGTTGGCGAGGGTGCTTACGGTGTCGTCTGTTTGGCTATACACAAGCCAACTGGGATAAAGGTAGCAATAAAGAAACTTGAACCCTTTGAAAAGCCACTTTTTTGTCTTCGAGCTTTAAGAGAGATCAAGCTTTTGACATATTTTAAAAAGcatgaaaatatcatttcAATCTTTGATGTTCAAAAACCacttaattttgaaaacttcaatgaaatttacttaattcaagaatatatGCCAAGTGATTTACATAAAACTATAGCTACCCAAAATCTTACGGATgatcatattcaatattttatataccAAATATTGAGGGGgttaaaattaattcataGTGCTAATGTGATTCATCGAGATTTAAAACCTTCGAATATACTTGTGAATGAGAATTGtgacttgaaaatttgtGATTTTGGTTTAGCAAGGCTAGATATACTAAAAGAGGGATACGATAAGAGATTAGCAATCAATTCAGGAATATCAATGTTAACAGAATATGTTGCAACAAGGTGGTATAGGGCGCCAGAAATTATGTTAACCTCTTCACAATATTCGACAGCCATAGATATGTGGTCAGTAGGTTGCATATTGGCAGAGCTTTTTACATGTACTCCATTGTTTCCTGGAAATGATTATAGACATCAATTGATActaatattccaattaCTTGGTACACCAACTGATGCCGATTTGACTTGCATTAAATCGCAAAGAGCTAAAAATTACATTAAAACGCTACCTTATTGTAGTCCGTTAAGCTTGGATCAGGTATTTAATAGACATCCAAATCGTGCGAAAAGATTCGGAGGTCAACCTATAAACCCATTAGGACTTGACTTGCTAAAGAAGTTATTAGTGTTTGATCCCAAAGAGAGATTGACCGTGGAAGAGGCACTAGAGCACCCTTATGTTTCTACATATCATGACCCCGAAGACGAACCAACAATTATGCCCATACCACATGaggattttgaatttgataagaGCAAGGATAAATTGAGCATCCTTGAACTCAAACGCCAATTATACAATGATATAATTAAATGCAACCGGTGA
- a CDS encoding DEHA2E20130p (similar to uniprot|Q12452 Saccharomyces cerevisiae YLR100W ERG27 3-keto sterol reductase catalyzes the last of three steps required to remove two C-4 methyl groups from an intermediate in ergosterol biosynthesis) translates to MIKDNDNSKVALITGTSSNLGINIAYRLLEQLPSSTNVTLIVTSRTLPKVKEVITNINQYSKTKLNRTGQLEFDYLLVDFTDMVSVLSAYYDLNKKFKKIDYLFVNAAQGVYSGIDWVAATKEICRNPMEGVTNPTYKTQRVGVKSNDNMGLVFQANVFGPYYLIHKIKHLLQKGGRIIWISSLMSNPKYLSFNDLQLLKSPESYEGSKRLVDLMHFGTFKQLQSEYGIEQYLVQPGIFTSFSFFKFLNVFTYYSMLMLFYLARLFGSPSHNISGFIAANAPVTCALGNESQSVKVCSVSNRTGKEYLSYQEVDTTGSADISAYLEKLCHEWDLTLKDQIVNTRQP, encoded by the coding sequence ATGattaaagataatgataatagtAAGGTGGCCCTTATAACAGGTACCTCTTCTAATCTTGGTATCAATATAGCGTACCGTTTATTGGAACAATTGCCATCTTCCACTAATGTTACGTTAATTGTCACTTCACGTACATTACCTAAGGTTAAAGAAGTCATAACAAATATTAATCAATATTCCAAAACTAAATTAAATAGAACAGGTCAATTAGAATTTGACTATCTTTTGGTTGATTTCACAGACATGGTATCTGTTTTATCGGCATATTACGATttgaacaagaaatttAAGAAGATTGACTATTTGTTTGTTAATGCTGCGCAAGGTGTTTATTCGGGTATAGATTGGGTAGCAGCGACTAAGGAAATTTGCAGAAATCCAATGGAAGGGGTCACCAATCCTACTTATAAAACTCAAAGAGTTGGGgttaaatcaaatgataatatgGGGTTAGTTTTCCAAGCAAATGTTTTCGGTCCTTATTACTTGATCCATAAGATAAAGcatttattgcaaaaagGTGGTCGTATTATTTGGATATCATCTTTGATGTCGAATCCAAAATACTTATCGTTCAATGATTTACAATTGTTGAAATCTCCAGAGTCATATGAAGGTTCGAAAAGATTGGTCGATTTAATGCATTTTGGAACGTTCAAACAATTGCAAAGCGAATACGGAATAGAGCAATATTTGGTTCAACCTGGAATTTTTACCAGTTTCTcgttcttcaaatttttaaatgTCTTCACTTACTACAGCATGCTAATGCTTTTTTATTTAGCTAGGCTTTTTGGCTCCCCATCGCATAATATATCCGGTTTTATTGCAGCCAATGCACCAGTTACATGTGCACTTGGGAATGAAAGTCAATCTGTTAAAGTTTGCTCGGTGAGTAATAGAACAGGTAAAGAGTATTTAAGTTATCAAGAGGTGGACACCACAGGATCAGCCGATATTTCTGCGTATCTAGAAAAGCTTTGTCATGAGTGGGACTTGACTTTGAAGGATCAGATCGTTAACACTCGTCAACCGTAG